One region of Roseiconus lacunae genomic DNA includes:
- a CDS encoding glutamine amidotransferase — translation MLSCQEIVGLRFADAMILAETFVRWDSPLRRGAWLGLIAAAILVWFLLRVFWGKSLVQGRTGLLLLRVAAVGIVMLILMGPTIIDQQPGETTRPRLIYLFDGSQSMQLGGELDRWQQAIEFTRAAHEKADAAYSGDVQAFRFGHRLEPFLDSSGDQASRFPSKPRRSAGETQDVRLVSSGEFGEAETKIKEPDASDSRLADALRQLLPQVRGQTAAGVVLLSDGRVRASESVERLGEIFAKTETPIHVVPIGQVGGSGDIAIVSLVVPTRVRKFTENEVQVFLRSFGYPGQQTTLRILRQSTKVGDEFAEIASLPITLTGGAQSASLTFRVDDRPEDLIVVVDPIEGELSTKNNRVETHVEIDRTKVRVLSIETDRPQAMQQQQQQQTSFLGGLFSGLGNTAGSDGTSIQSSLQADEDIECTVLLSLGGQSLRRVTTNGTPQSTNGFPKTRAELFAYDCVIFNEVTASVLDEEQQQWLAQWIDGRGGGLIVTGAGALDHRGWEETAIEPLLPITLQESAANYPLTTAVDVVEPLHPIWRLRMERMLNDQILKTLPSLSVSVNDVVAKPDAKVLARSADDGKPVMISQRAGRGRVLVSAASLSGTFLEALAQNWGDQPERVAAKFWRNMVYWATEESSTGRRRLVVSSNQRFYRPGQRLQVRATSYDEAARRTTGYRVWAMFEPESLDDMSLYSPVLWPDNVVRESGEVGPRIAWGEELPLRVNPEEQIYEVDLMLSESVAAADSGMRIELTAYEGEDTGMAFSHGTQVDSTSLAVQILSDPFEQQNPLPNHELLSRLATVSGGKVLENPEQLTELLREREEYHGPSKIDATPAWNRFWLWLGLIGLLTTEWIWRRSTGLA, via the coding sequence ATGCTTTCTTGTCAGGAAATTGTTGGTTTGCGATTCGCTGACGCGATGATACTGGCCGAAACGTTCGTCCGCTGGGATTCGCCGCTGCGGCGTGGGGCATGGCTAGGTTTGATAGCCGCGGCGATCTTGGTTTGGTTTTTGCTGCGTGTCTTTTGGGGGAAGTCTCTCGTCCAGGGGCGGACGGGATTGTTACTGCTTCGTGTCGCCGCTGTTGGAATTGTTATGTTGATCTTGATGGGCCCTACCATCATCGATCAGCAACCAGGGGAAACGACGCGGCCAAGATTAATCTACCTGTTTGATGGATCGCAAAGCATGCAGCTTGGCGGCGAACTTGATCGCTGGCAACAAGCGATCGAGTTCACGAGGGCCGCTCATGAAAAAGCGGATGCCGCCTACAGCGGTGACGTTCAGGCCTTTCGTTTCGGTCATCGTCTAGAACCGTTTCTCGATTCATCCGGAGACCAGGCGTCTCGTTTTCCGTCAAAACCACGGCGTTCGGCCGGAGAAACGCAAGACGTGCGTTTGGTATCGTCCGGTGAATTCGGTGAAGCCGAAACGAAAATCAAAGAACCGGATGCCTCCGATTCTCGACTCGCCGATGCGCTGCGACAGTTGTTACCGCAAGTTCGTGGGCAAACCGCCGCGGGCGTTGTCTTGTTGTCCGACGGTCGCGTTCGCGCATCGGAATCGGTCGAACGCCTGGGCGAGATCTTTGCCAAGACCGAAACACCGATTCACGTCGTTCCAATCGGTCAAGTCGGCGGATCGGGAGATATCGCGATCGTGTCGTTGGTCGTGCCGACCCGCGTTCGCAAATTCACCGAGAACGAGGTGCAGGTTTTCCTGCGCAGCTTCGGCTATCCGGGCCAGCAAACGACACTTCGTATCTTGCGGCAATCGACGAAAGTCGGAGATGAATTCGCCGAAATCGCATCGCTACCGATCACACTTACCGGCGGTGCCCAATCCGCGTCCTTGACGTTTCGGGTCGATGATCGGCCGGAAGATCTCATTGTGGTCGTTGATCCGATCGAAGGTGAGCTGAGCACGAAGAACAATCGTGTTGAGACGCATGTCGAGATCGATCGTACCAAGGTTCGTGTGTTGAGCATCGAAACCGATCGACCGCAGGCGATGCAGCAGCAGCAGCAGCAGCAAACGTCGTTTCTCGGTGGGCTCTTTAGCGGACTCGGAAATACGGCAGGGAGCGACGGAACCAGCATTCAGTCATCGCTACAAGCCGACGAAGATATTGAATGCACGGTATTGTTAAGCCTGGGAGGACAGTCACTACGGCGGGTCACGACCAATGGCACGCCCCAGTCGACCAATGGGTTTCCGAAAACTCGCGCCGAACTGTTTGCCTATGACTGCGTCATCTTCAACGAAGTCACCGCGAGTGTCCTAGACGAAGAGCAACAACAATGGTTGGCTCAGTGGATCGACGGCCGTGGCGGCGGTTTGATCGTGACCGGCGCGGGGGCTCTCGATCATCGTGGCTGGGAAGAAACGGCGATCGAGCCACTATTGCCGATCACATTGCAAGAGTCTGCCGCCAATTATCCGTTGACCACTGCCGTGGATGTTGTCGAACCGTTACATCCGATCTGGCGTTTACGGATGGAGCGGATGTTGAACGATCAAATCCTCAAAACGTTGCCGAGTCTGTCGGTCTCCGTCAACGATGTGGTGGCGAAACCTGACGCTAAAGTTTTGGCGCGATCGGCTGACGATGGAAAGCCGGTCATGATCTCGCAACGCGCCGGACGTGGCCGTGTGCTCGTGTCTGCGGCGTCCTTGTCGGGGACGTTCTTAGAAGCACTTGCACAGAATTGGGGTGACCAACCGGAGCGTGTGGCGGCCAAATTCTGGCGGAACATGGTCTACTGGGCCACGGAGGAATCGTCGACCGGGAGACGCCGGTTGGTGGTCAGCAGTAATCAACGGTTTTATCGGCCCGGACAACGACTGCAGGTGCGGGCAACGTCTTACGACGAAGCGGCGCGCCGGACGACCGGGTATCGTGTCTGGGCGATGTTCGAGCCGGAATCCCTCGATGACATGTCGCTGTACTCACCGGTACTTTGGCCGGACAATGTTGTCCGTGAAAGTGGCGAAGTCGGTCCACGCATTGCCTGGGGGGAAGAGCTCCCCTTGCGGGTTAATCCCGAAGAGCAGATCTACGAAGTCGACTTGATGTTGAGCGAGTCGGTCGCCGCCGCAGACAGTGGAATGCGAATCGAGTTGACTGCTTATGAAGGCGAAGATACCGGGATGGCGTTCAGCCACGGCACCCAGGTGGACAGCACTTCGTTGGCCGTTCAAATCCTGAGTGATCCCTTCGAACAGCAAAACCCGCTCCCCAACCACGAACTTTTGTCACGATTAGCAACGGTCTCGGGCGGGAAAGTCCTTGAGAATCCTGAACAATTGACCGAGCTACTGCGCGAGCGCGAAGAGTATCATGGACCTTCGAAAATCGATGCGACACCGGCTTGGAATCGGTTTTGGTTGTGGTTAGGGCTGATCGGGTTACTGACCACCGAATGGATTTGGCGGCGATCGACGGGACTAGCTTGA
- a CDS encoding BlaI/MecI/CopY family transcriptional regulator, which translates to MVKPSKDVTAAELAILEKLWEHERATLKQLSKWLYGAETPSDIATVQKLISRLEAKGFVGRDRDCWPHQFAAIVDRDELISKRLQATADELCDGTMGTLLTHLVKSAKFNSRQRKRLRRLLDDLDSE; encoded by the coding sequence ATGGTGAAACCTTCCAAAGACGTTACGGCTGCCGAGCTTGCGATATTAGAAAAACTGTGGGAGCACGAACGGGCGACGCTCAAACAGTTATCGAAGTGGTTGTACGGGGCAGAAACACCGTCGGATATCGCGACGGTTCAAAAGTTGATCTCGCGATTAGAGGCCAAGGGCTTTGTCGGTCGTGATCGAGATTGTTGGCCGCATCAGTTTGCCGCGATTGTTGATCGTGATGAACTGATCAGCAAACGTCTGCAAGCGACCGCAGACGAGTTATGCGATGGAACTATGGGGACACTTTTAACCCACTTGGTCAAATCGGCGAAATTCAACTCTCGCCAGCGAAAACGATTGCGCCGCCTTTTGGACGACCTGGATTCTGAATAA
- a CDS encoding M56 family metallopeptidase yields the protein MLLLELIIGNLLLAMLIASIALWVGRGGKHASLAHALWVLVFVKLITPPIISFPVPVPIPTMASQVATQEKKLTASLDGQHIWRGSPAGNDSVTQDTEISVSSDRSPAPVDTSDLAVDHVQNDASVIDRISSVTPAPSTLLEQVTRFIDQGMVWFVAVWAIGFLVLSIRGLVRLVRFRRLIQECGQDDEEAAAIVRQFACQRLRSRPGARSPRVVRLNVHVSPMLFGFATRPIIVCPEALWQAMSEDDRRAFLAHETAHYCRRDHWVRWLEWLVSSAYWWFPGIYFAQSQLERHEEACCDARAVELLETKPRRYAEALLRVVDFISDYQVGLPSFASGMQPTATLEERLRLLMLPDKAGPTSRTLRTASGAMCSAMILIHPQLYPIAWQDERSPEDQWVIAKSSFDQSIERAPAIEFQPTNPDLELPPEPVGFWNLEPARRWASFRLKTSGYRLRAVTGRGISIERDRRRLMFKQEELTSISEVASTGRVIIGDREGNVRLWDLDAGMAVSLLGNHRHEVTSVCVGVEGGVFSADHAGSVIRWEMQSGQMIARWTANDRPIQSIRISSDDNFVAVVCGDWKSLRVAPTLHLLEAQTLTEKGRQPLPEDTALVRQADDGQWCVISWDGTVRDLFTETVIGSVDKVQVSSLLLSQHATFDLPPNDLIGQQMALPSE from the coding sequence ATGCTTCTGTTGGAGCTGATTATCGGCAACTTGCTGTTGGCAATGTTGATCGCATCGATCGCCCTGTGGGTCGGTCGTGGCGGAAAACATGCGTCGCTAGCACATGCGCTGTGGGTGCTGGTCTTTGTCAAATTGATTACCCCGCCGATCATCTCCTTCCCGGTACCCGTGCCGATCCCCACCATGGCCTCTCAGGTGGCCACTCAGGAAAAGAAGCTCACCGCCAGTCTTGATGGACAACACATCTGGCGTGGATCGCCGGCTGGGAATGACTCGGTTACGCAAGACACCGAAATCAGCGTTTCCTCGGACCGATCCCCTGCTCCGGTAGATACGTCCGACTTGGCGGTCGATCATGTTCAAAATGACGCGTCGGTGATTGATCGAATTTCGTCAGTCACCCCGGCGCCATCGACACTGCTCGAACAGGTGACTCGGTTCATAGACCAGGGGATGGTCTGGTTTGTCGCGGTATGGGCGATCGGGTTCTTGGTGCTTAGCATCCGTGGGTTGGTTCGACTGGTTCGTTTTCGCCGACTGATTCAGGAATGTGGGCAAGACGACGAAGAGGCGGCCGCCATCGTTCGCCAATTTGCCTGTCAACGATTGCGATCACGACCGGGGGCTCGTTCACCGCGCGTCGTTCGCTTAAACGTTCACGTCTCGCCAATGTTGTTTGGCTTTGCGACACGGCCGATCATTGTCTGTCCCGAGGCATTGTGGCAGGCGATGTCTGAGGATGATCGTCGAGCATTCTTGGCGCACGAGACGGCTCACTATTGCCGTCGTGACCATTGGGTTCGGTGGTTGGAATGGCTTGTTTCATCCGCTTATTGGTGGTTTCCAGGTATCTACTTTGCCCAGAGCCAATTGGAACGCCACGAAGAAGCTTGCTGTGATGCGCGGGCGGTGGAGTTGTTAGAAACCAAACCACGGCGCTATGCCGAGGCATTGTTGCGAGTCGTTGACTTTATTAGTGACTACCAAGTCGGATTGCCAAGTTTCGCGTCGGGGATGCAGCCGACCGCAACGCTAGAAGAACGATTGCGATTGTTAATGCTTCCCGACAAAGCTGGCCCGACGTCTCGGACGCTTCGCACGGCCAGCGGAGCAATGTGTTCGGCGATGATCTTGATTCATCCTCAGCTTTATCCGATCGCTTGGCAGGACGAGCGTTCTCCAGAGGACCAATGGGTGATCGCCAAGTCGTCGTTTGACCAATCAATCGAACGTGCCCCCGCCATCGAGTTTCAGCCGACCAACCCGGATCTCGAACTCCCTCCTGAACCAGTCGGGTTTTGGAATTTGGAACCGGCCCGTCGTTGGGCCAGTTTTCGACTCAAGACATCGGGATATCGACTTCGAGCGGTCACGGGACGTGGCATTTCGATCGAACGCGATCGAAGGCGTTTGATGTTTAAGCAGGAGGAATTGACCTCGATCTCAGAAGTCGCTTCGACCGGCCGTGTGATCATCGGTGATCGTGAAGGAAACGTTCGATTGTGGGATCTCGACGCAGGGATGGCGGTTTCACTTCTCGGGAATCATCGACACGAAGTGACCAGTGTTTGCGTCGGAGTTGAAGGCGGAGTCTTCTCGGCAGATCACGCCGGGTCCGTGATCCGCTGGGAAATGCAATCGGGACAAATGATCGCGCGATGGACGGCCAATGATCGGCCGATTCAATCGATTCGAATTTCGAGCGATGACAACTTTGTTGCGGTCGTTTGTGGCGATTGGAAATCGCTACGAGTAGCGCCGACGCTGCATCTTTTGGAAGCCCAGACGTTGACAGAAAAAGGCCGACAACCGCTACCCGAGGACACCGCCCTCGTGCGACAGGCTGATGACGGTCAATGGTGCGTGATCAGCTGGGATGGCACGGTTCGTGACTTGTTTACCGAAACGGTCATTGGCAGCGTCGACAAAGTCCAGGTGTCGTCACTGCTGTTGTCACAGCACGCGACCTTTGATTTGCCGCCGAACGATCTGATCGGTCAGCAGATGGCATTGCCGAGTGAGTGA